The following nucleotide sequence is from Nocardioides daedukensis.
CCGGAGCAGCCGTTCGATTGGGCTTTACACCGGGAATGGTGATCCAGGAACTCGGCTGGGACGAAGACACCGATGACGGTCTGCGCCTCGAGATCGAGGACGCCATCGACGCCGACATGGTCGACGGCGACCACGGCAACGTCGTGGACGCAGTGCTGCTCTGGTGGCGCGACGACGACGGAGACCTGGTCGACGCACTCGTCGACGCCCTGACCGACCTCGTCGGCGGCGGCGTCATCTGGCTGTTCACCCCCAAGGTGGGTCGCCCCAACGCCGTGGACGCGGCGGACATCTCCGAGGCCGCCCCGATTGCGGGCCTGTCGCAGACGACGACCGCGTCGGTCAGCAGCGAATGGGCCGCCACCCGCCTGGTCGCCCCCAAGTCGGCCCACTGACCACTGATCCACCGCCTGCACCAGTCTCCGGCCCGACTGGGCAGGAGTCGACCACCCACGCCATCCGGCGCTCCCGAAGGGATCCAGCATGGGCAAGACGCGCGAGAGACTCGCCAGTGGCGCGACGTCGGCCAAGGTGCTGCTCGGCGCCGGAATCGTGGAGCCGTTCGGTCCACGCAAGCTCGTCGGCCTCGCCGGCACCGTCCTCAAGTGGGGGACCGGACCGGCCGGCGGGTTCACCACGCTGGCGGTGCGCTACCCGGATCGCCCCGGCCTGATCGACGAGCTCGGCACGCTCACCTTCGGGGAGCTCGAGCAGCGCAGCAACGCGCTGGCCGACTCGTTGCGCAGGCAGGGCATCCGCGAGGGTGACTCGGTGGCGGTGATGGCCCGCAACCACCGTGGGTTCGTCGACGCCACGCTGGCCATCGCCAAGCTCGGTGCCGACATCCTCTACCTCAACACCGCCTTCGCCGGCCCACAGCTGGTCGACGTACTCGCACGGGAGAAGCCGAAGGCCGTCATCCATGACGAGGAGTTCACCGACCTGCTGGCCGGTGCTGCGGTCGAGAACCGGATCCTGGCCTGGGTCGACAGCTCCGATCCCGCCGTGGCGAGCCTCGAGTCGCTGATCGCCTCGGGCAGCCCGGCCGCACTGACCCCGCCGAAGCGGCACGCGAAGGTGGTGATCCTGACCTCGGGGACCACCGGGACGCCCAAGGGCGCCCCACGCAAGGAGGCCGGCATCCCGGCCGCGGTCTCGCTACTCTCCCGGATGCCGCTCAAGGCCCGCTGGCGCACCCACATCGCGGCGCCGCTCTTCCACACCTGGGGCTTCGCGCACCTGATGCTCGGGATGCTGCTCGGCTCGACCGCGGTGCTCACCCGTCGCTTCGAGCCGGAGACCGCACTGGCCACCGCCACCTCGACCGGCTGCAAGGCCATCGTGGTGATCCCGGTGATGCTGCAACGGATCCTGCAGCTGCCCCAGGACACGATCGAGAAATATGACCTGTCCGCTGTCGAGGTCGTCGCGGCCTCGGGCTCCGCGCTGCCCGGTGACCTGGCCCTGAAGTGGATGGACACCTTCGGCGACAACCTCTACAACATCTATGGCTCCACCGAGGTCGCCTATGCCTCGATCGCCACACCGGAGGACCTGCGGGCCGCCCCGGACAGTGCCGGGAAGCCGCCGCACGCCACCGTCGTACGCATCTTCGACGAGTCGGGCAACGAGGTCCCGCAGGGCACGTCGGGCCGGATCTTCGTCGGCAACGGGCTCCTGTTCGAGGGCTACACCGGCGGTGGCAACAAGGAGCTCATCGACGGACTGATGTCCTCGGGCGACGTCGGCCGCTTCGACGAGTTCGGCCGGCTCTACGTCGAGGGACGCGACGACGAGATGATCGTCTCCGGTGGCGAGAACGTCTTCCCCAAGGAGGTCGAGGACTGCCTGGCGCGCCACGACGGCGTGGTCGAGGTGGCTGCGATCGGCATCGACGACGACGACTTCGGCACACGCCTGCGGGCCTTCGTGGTCACCTCCCGCGACGTGGACGAGGAGGAGCTCAAGGCGTGGGTGCGCAAGAACCTGGCCCGCTTCAAGGTCCCCAAGGAGTTTGTCTTCCTCGACGAGCTCCCGCGCAACGCCACCGGCAAGGTGCTCAAGCGCGAGCTCACCGAGTGGCAGCGGGACTGACACCGCCGACCCGTCAGTTGTTGACGCCTGCTCGCCGAGCGACCCCCGCCGACCCGTCAGTTGTTGACGCCTGCTCGCCGAGCGACCCCCGCCGACCCGTCAGTTGTTGACGCCTGCTCGCCGGGCGGCGCGCGTCGACCCGTCAGTTGTTGACGCCCCCTCGCCGGGCGGCACGCGCCGAGTCGTCAGTTGTTGACGCCCCCTCGCCGACCCGTCAGTTGTTGACGGCCCGGCTGATGGCCTTGCAGCCGTCGATCGCGGAGCCCGGGGCTCCTACCCGACCTTCGCGTAGCAGGAGATCCGGCGCTCGCCGTCGCTCCAGGCTCGCTCCGAGGGCCAGGTGGCCCACCACTGAGCGGTGCCCGCCACCTTGGTGCACCGGGACTTCGCCCAGCCCATGAAGGCCTTGTCGGAGGGGAACTTGCTGGTGTCCTTCATCCGGAAATAGCCGGTCCACTCATATTGGTGCTTCTCCGCGCAGGTCACGTGGACGGGCTCCGGCTCGCCGTCGCCGTTGGTGTCCTTGCCGTCGCGGATGCAGCGCTTGTAGGCCTTCGGCAGCGCTCCGATGAAGAAGTTGTATCCCCGGTCAGCCGTGCGGGGCAGGGGCTTGAGCTTCTCCCGGCTCTGGGCGATGGCATCGCAACGGAACCAGCGTGCGCCCGCCTTCTTCTGCGCCGACGTCGGCTCGAACCAGATCCAGGTGACGATCGAGGAGTAGAGCTCGGTCGTGTTCAGCCCGGTGCCGGTGGGCAGCGCTCCCTCGCACTTGGACCTGATCAGCTCGAAGTCGTCGGTCTGCTGCCCTTCGGGCACGGTCTCGACCAGGAAGGTCCGCGAGGTGTGCGCACGGTCGCAGTCGGGCAGGGCGGCCCGGGTGCTGGTCGTGGCCAAGGTGTCGCTCTTCTGCAACGCATAGCAGGCCCCGAGGGAGGGTGCGCCCGCGAGCGGATCGAGCTCTGGTGCGGTGCCGCCGGTGGCCTTCGCGCCGGCGCGGGCCCCGAGCGGCTCGGGGTCTTCGGAGTCCTGAGCGCAACCCGACAGCACCAGCAGCCCGCAGACGACTGCCAGCACGGTAGTGCGAAGATGGCGTCTCGCAACCCGTTCCAGCACGCGCGCAATCCTAGGACAGAGCCATGACTGATCTGCACGTCGGCGACGTGGCCCCGGACTTCACCCTCCGGGACCAGTTCGGCCAGGACGTGACCCTGTCGTCGTTCATCGGGTCCAAGGCAGTCGTGATCTTCTTCTATCCGTTCGCCTTCTCGGGGGTCTGCACCGGCGAGTTGACCGGCATCGCGGACCGGCTCGACGAGTTCCTGACCTTCGACAGCGAGGTCCTGGCGATCTCGTGCGACCCGATCTATTCAGTGCGCTCGTTCGCCGACTCGGACAACCTCAACTTCTCCCTGCTCTCCGACTTCTGGCCGCACGGGGAGGTGTCGCGCGCGTTCGAGGTCTTCGACGAGAAGAAGGGCTGCCCGCGCCGTTCCTCCTACGTGATCGGCAAGGACGGCCGGATCACCTGGGCAGTGCACAACGCGATGGCTGACGGCAGGGACCTCGACGAGCACCTGCGCGAGTTGCAGGCTGCAGCAGAAGGCTGAGATCTCTCGGCCCACCCCCGTTCCTGCATGTTCTTGCAATGTTTGCCAAAACCGTGACAAGTGGGGGGCGAAGGCCCGAGACTGTTCGACGTACAGCCGCTGGGGACCCGAGACCCCGGCGGCTGTACTTCTTTTGAAGCACCCGGCGGGAGTACGCCGGTCGGATTCGGGACCCGGATCCGGCTCGCGTAGTGTGCTCCCAGCCTGATGCGCGTCGGTAGCTCAGCGGTAGAGCACTCGGTTTACACCCGAGCGGTCGGCGGTTCGAAACCGTCCCGACGCACCCGTTCCACATCCCCTGTCTCTCCCTGCCGCTCGCCGCACGGAGACGACCGCCCGTCGAGAGACGTGACGTCGCTGCTCCCCAGCCCCGCCGCGAGTTGGCTATCTTGGGCGGACCAGCCGTTGTGAGGGAGTGCACATGCTCGTCCAGTTCCAGATCGCCGACTTCATCGACCGCGCCGCGGGCGTCTATGGCGACCGCATCGGTGTGGTCGACGAGCCAGACCAGCCGGCCCCCTCGCACGGTGAGGTGACCTATCGCGAGATCGCCGCGCGCGCCAAGCGCCAGGCCGCGAAGCTGGACGAGCTCGGGATCGGCTTCGGTGAGCGGGTCGCGGTGGTGTCCCACAACAGCGCCCGCCTGCTGACCTCGTTCTTCGGTGTGGCCGGTCACGGCCGCGTGCTGGTCCCGGTGAACTTCCGGCTCCGGCCGGACGAGGTGTCCTACATCGTCGAGCACTCCGGTGCCCGAATGCTGCTGGTCGACCCGGAGATCGCCGACGAGCTCGCCGACGTCACGGCCGAGTTCAAGTATGTGATCGGCAACGACGACGACATCTATGCCGCCGAGGGCGTCGAGCCCAAGCCCTGGACCCCGGACGAGAACGCCACCGCCACGATCAACTACACATCCGGTACGACGGCCCGCCCCAAGGGCGTCCAGATCACCCACCGCAACATCTGGGTCAACGCAGTCACCTTCGGCCTCCATGCCGGTGTCACCGACCGCGACGTCTATCTGCACACGCTGCCGATGTTCCACGCCAACGGCTGGGGTATGCCGTTCGCGATGGCCGGCCTGGGCGTTCCCCAGGTGGTGATCCGCAAGATCGACGGCGCCGAGATCCTGCGCCGCGTCGAGGAGCACGGTGTCACCGTGATGTGTGCAGCTCCGGCCGTGGTCGCCGCGGTCTTGGAGGCCGCAGCCGACTGGGAGGGCGAGATCCCCGGTCGCGACAAGGTCCGGATCATCGTGGCCGGTGCGCCCCCGCCCACGAAGACCGTGGCGCGGGTCGAGCAGGAGCTCGGCTGGGAGTTCATCCAGATCTATGGCCTCACCGAGACCTCTCCGCTGCTGACCATCAACCGCACGCGTGCGGAGTGGGACGACCTCGACCCCGAGGCACGGGCCAGCAAGCTGGTGCGCGCCGGGGCGCCCGCGGTCGGCGTACGGCTGTCCACCGATGCAGCCGGCGAGGTGCTGGCCCGGTCCAACGTGGTCCTCGAGGGCTACTGGCAGAACCCGGACGAGACCGAGCGCTGCCTGGCCGATGACTGGTTCCACACCGGCGACGGTGGCGTGATCGGCGACGACGGCTACCTCACCATCCAGGACCGCAAGAAGGACGTCATCATCACCGGCGGTGAGAACGTCTCCTCGATCGAGGTCGAGGACGTGCTCTTCTCGCACCCGGCCGTCCAGGAGGTCGCCGTGATCGGCGTGCCCAGCGAGAAGTGGGGAGAAACCATCAAGGCGCTGGTCGTGCTGGCCCCCGACGAGCATGCGACCGAGGCCGACCTGATCGCCTGGTGCAAGGACCGGGCCGCCGGCTACAAGGCACCGACCTCGATCGAGTTCCGCGACGAGCTGGCTCGCACCGCGACCGGGAAGCTGCAGAAGTTCAAGCTCCGGGCGCCCTACTGGGAAGCCCAGGGCAAACAGATCAACTGAGCACACCACCACAGCGGACGTGAGCCCCTGTGAGAGGCGATGAGAGCCCTCTCATCTGGGGCTCACGGTCGTTTCACCACCGACCGCCAGAGTTCTTCACGTCAGCAACCGGGCCCCAAGGGCCAGCAACGAGAAGGACTGAGAGCTCATGAAGAAGATTGCTTCCCTGGCCAGCCTCGCCGTCGCCGGTGTCGTCTCCGTCGGCCTGTTCACGATGCAGGTGCCGCTGTCGGCCTCGGCCGACGAGGATGCCGCCAAGCGTGAGGAGACCACCAGCGAGCTCGTCCTCGAGGACGACCTCGACGAGGACGACAGCACGGACAAGGACCGGTCGCGACCGGCCGATGGCGCTGTCGGCGCGGACGTGTCACGCGACGTCTCCCGTGCCGAGACGTCGAAGGACGACACGTCCCGGGCCGACAAGTCGCGCCCCGACAACTCGCGGCAGGACAACTCGCGCGAGAACAGCAACGACTCGGTGCAGCGGTCGACCGCGCCCGCGCAGTCCACCGCCCCGGTCAAGAAGCAGATCGTCCAGAAGAAGAGCAGCCCGAGGCAGACGAGCTCCCAGGTCAGCAGGGACTGGAGTGCCCAGTCGCGCGACGCCCAGTCGAGTGATGCCCAGTCCCGTGACACCCAGTCGCGTGACACCCAGTCGCGCGACGCCCAGTCCCGCGACTCGCGCGACTGACCTCGTCGGTCGACAGAGCGAGCAGCATCCACCGGACCATCAGGAGGCAGGGCATGGCAGGGACACACGGGCGAGTCCGCAAGGACAGCTGGGGCTTCACCGAGGGTGACCAGATCACCCCGGAGCTGACCGTGCTCACCCTGCTCGGGGGAGGCGCGGCCTATGAGGCGCTGCTCGCCTTCGACGAGATCACCTGCGGTCCGGTGGTGGTGAAGGTCCTGCGTCCCGACCAGGTGCACGACGAGGCCTCGTTGCGCGGCCTGCGCCGCGAGATCGCCGCGCTCGACGAGGTGAACCATCCAGTGGTGGTCCGCGGGCTCCGGCACGACGCCGACGGCCCGCGGCCCCACGTCGTGCTCGAGCACATCGACGGGCCGCGGCTCTCCTCACTGATCCGCCGCTACGGTCCGCTGCCCGAGGCGCAGTACCTCCCGCTCGCCATCGACCTCGCGGCGGCGGTGCACTACCTGGGCCACGTGGGGCAGGTGCACCTCGACATCAAGCCCAGCAACATCATCATGGGCGCACCTGCCCGCCTGATCGACCTGTCCCTGATGCGCACCACCGAGGTCGCTGCGGCCCTGGACAAGCCGATCGGCACGGATGCCTACATGGCTCCCGAACAGTGCCTGCCGGGTGAGTACGCCGTACCGGGGCCGGCCAGTGACGTGTGGGGAATCGGCGCCACGCTGTTCCACGCGGTCAGCGGCTACCTGCCCTTCGACCAGGGAAACCCCGGCGCGGACATGCCCCTCGAGATCTGGCCGCAGCTCGGGCCGACGATCTATGACGTGCCCGGCTTCGTGCCCGACGAGGTCGGCACGGTGATCCATGCCTGTCTCGAGTCCGACCCGGACGACAGGCCGGCACCGAGGGAGATCATGGACGCCCTCCAGCCGCTCCTCGAGCGGATGCCGCGGGGCCGCCTGGCCGGCTTCAAGGTGCGTGCGTGAACTCCGCTCCGCCCGCCGACAGAGCGTGAATTCACGACGGGTCGGCGCACGCGGGCTCAGGCGTTGAAGCGGTAGCCCATCCCGCGCACGGTTGAGATCGTCGAGGCGCCGAGCTTCTTGCGCAGGTAGCCGACGTAGACGTCCACGACGTTGGAGGCCGGGTCGAAGTCATAGCCCCAGACGTGGTCGAGCAGCTGTTCGCGCGAGAGCACCTGCCCGGGGTTGAGCAGGAAGATCTCGAGCAGCGTGAACTCCCGAGCCGACAGCTCCACCTCGCTGCCGTTCGCGAACGCCGTACGGGTACGCAGGTCCAGCCGGACCCCGCCGGCCTCGAGTACGTCGTCTCGTGCCGCAGGCTTCTCATTGGCCTGGCGAAGCCGGAGCCGGACGCGGGCGAGGAGCTCGGCGAACCGGAACGGCTTGGACATGTAGTCGTCCGCCCCGCCCTCCAGTGCGCTAACGGTGTCAGTGACCGAGTCGCGGGCGGTGAGCACGATGACAGGAACCCTCGAGCCCTGGTTGCGCATCTGGTCGAGGACCTCGAACCCGTCCATCCCGGGCAACCCGATGTCGAGCACCACCAGGTCGAAGTCGTCGGTCAGGACCAGGTCGAGACCAGCGGGGCCGTCGTCTGCGATGACGCTCTGGTGCCCCTCGGCTCGGAGCCCCTTGGCGACGAACGACGCGATCCGTGCCTCGTCCTCGATGATCAGGATGCGGGCCATGACTCCTCTTCCTCGGTGACGGTGTCTGCCGCGAAGGGCAGGGTGAGAACGAAGGTGGCGCCGGTCGGCTCCGCATCCTCCACGTGGACGGTTCCGCCATGGGCGCTGGCAATGGCGCGCACGATCGAGAGCCCGAGACCGAAGCCCTCGTCGCCGGGCAGGACGGCGCTGCGGCTGAATCGCTCGAAGATCCGCTCCCGGTCGCCAGGTTCCACGCCGTGCCCCGCGTCGCGCACCCACAACCGGACGGTGCTGGACGACGTACCGTCCGAGTGGTCCACAGACGCACCGACGGCGATGACGTCACCGGGGTGGGTGTGCTTGACCGCGTTGTCGGCGAGCTGGAGCAGGGCCTGGGTGATGCGCTGCTCGTCGAGGTGGAGGAGTACGCCGTCCGTGGTGGCGTCGACCTGCCACTCACGCACCCCCAGGCCGCGGGCCTTGGTGACCACCGAGGAGACGAGCGCATCGAGGTCGACCGGGCCGGGTGTGATGAAGTCCGGCCGATTGCTCTTGGTCAGCAGGATCAGGTCGTTGACCAGGCGCGCCATCCGATCGATCTCGTCGAGGAGCATGTCGCGGGTCTCCGCGACCTCGGCGGGGTTGTCCTCGTCGAGCACCTCGAGGTGGCCGCGCAGGATGGTCAGCGGGGTCCTCAGCTCGTGCCCGGCACTGTCGAGGAACTGGCGCTGCGTGGTGAACGACTCCTCGAGCCGGGCGAGCATCTCGTTGACGGTCCGGGTCAACGCGCTGATGTCGTCGTTGCCGGTCTCCGGCAGGCGCCGCGACAGGTCGGTGACGCTGATCTCGCGGGCGGTCTCGCTCATCTGGCGCAAGGGGGCCAGCAGGCGACCTGCCTGCCACCCGGCGAGCATCGTGATCACGCCGAGGGAGAGCAGGGAGAAGATCGCATAGGTGCGCATCAGGTTGGTCAGGTCGGCATGCATGTCGTCGAGGAAGGTGACCACCACGAGCGCACCGCGACTGGACTGGCCGTGCACCGGTTGCACCGTGATCAGCAGCTCGCCGACGCTGGAGTCAGCCCGGAACTCGGCTCCGTCCTCGACGTGACGAGCGACGAGTGCGGCGAGCTCGTCGCTGCCGCCGAAACCCCGGTGATCCGATGCCGAGACGAATGCTGCCTTGTCGTCGACCCAGGCCACGAAGAGCTCGTTGTCGCTGGGCACGTTCCGCTCGAGGAAGACCCGCATCAGGTCCCGGATGCTGGCGAAGTCCCGGGCCGTGTTCGGGTCCTTGCCCTGTTCCTGCAGTGTGCGGAACTCGGCGATCTCCTGCTCTGCCTGGGCCGTGGCCGCACGGTCGAGGCGTGCCGACTCGATGCCATACATGATCGCCCCCGCGCTGCTCAGCGCCAGTGCGACCAGGACCGCCACGGTCACCACGATCCGGACACGCACAGAGACGCCCGGCCTTCGCCGGGCGTCTGGTGTCAGAGTCGGATCGGTCGTCGGGATCAACTCCGGATGCTCACTCGAATGGACGGGCTGGGAGAGTCACGCCCCACCATCATCACCCGTTCAGTCATCGTCGTCCTCCTCGGCATCGTCGTCGTCCCATTCCCGGTCGTCCGACTCCCGGTCGTCATCATCGTCGTCCCTCGGCTCGGGCCGGGGCGTGACGACCTTGGGCGCCTCCTGGGTCTTCGGGGCGGGCTTGGGGGTCGCCTTCCGGGTGACCCGCGGCTCCGTCCTCGTACCCTCACCGCGATCAGTGGCGGTGTCGTCGCCGTGGGCGGGAGTTTTCGGCGTGGCGGACTCGGAGGGCTTGGCGTCGTCGGTGGTCTCCGCGTCGGGTGATGCGGCGTCGGTGGGCTCGGTGAAGGTGATCGGGGACCGATCACTCGTCGGGCCGTTCGCGGCGACGAGCGCGCCGGCGATGTAGGCCAGCATCGGCATCGCGACACAGAGCGCCAGGATCGCCTTGAAGGAGTTGCCCATGGACACAGCGTGGGTCTCGCGCGTGGGGGAGTGATGAGACACAGATGAGAGCACTCTCATCTGTGAGTGGGCTCCCCGCTAGCCTGACGCCATGACGACGTTGGCAGAAGTGGTCGAGTTGCTGCACGGGTGGTTCCCACCCTCCACCGCCGAGGGCTGGGACGCCGT
It contains:
- a CDS encoding peroxiredoxin, whose product is MTDLHVGDVAPDFTLRDQFGQDVTLSSFIGSKAVVIFFYPFAFSGVCTGELTGIADRLDEFLTFDSEVLAISCDPIYSVRSFADSDNLNFSLLSDFWPHGEVSRAFEVFDEKKGCPRRSSYVIGKDGRITWAVHNAMADGRDLDEHLRELQAAAEG
- a CDS encoding response regulator transcription factor; translated protein: MARILIIEDEARIASFVAKGLRAEGHQSVIADDGPAGLDLVLTDDFDLVVLDIGLPGMDGFEVLDQMRNQGSRVPVIVLTARDSVTDTVSALEGGADDYMSKPFRFAELLARVRLRLRQANEKPAARDDVLEAGGVRLDLRTRTAFANGSEVELSAREFTLLEIFLLNPGQVLSREQLLDHVWGYDFDPASNVVDVYVGYLRKKLGASTISTVRGMGYRFNA
- a CDS encoding septum formation family protein yields the protein MLAVVCGLLVLSGCAQDSEDPEPLGARAGAKATGGTAPELDPLAGAPSLGACYALQKSDTLATTSTRAALPDCDRAHTSRTFLVETVPEGQQTDDFELIRSKCEGALPTGTGLNTTELYSSIVTWIWFEPTSAQKKAGARWFRCDAIAQSREKLKPLPRTADRGYNFFIGALPKAYKRCIRDGKDTNGDGEPEPVHVTCAEKHQYEWTGYFRMKDTSKFPSDKAFMGWAKSRCTKVAGTAQWWATWPSERAWSDGERRISCYAKVG
- a CDS encoding serine/threonine-protein kinase, translating into MAGTHGRVRKDSWGFTEGDQITPELTVLTLLGGGAAYEALLAFDEITCGPVVVKVLRPDQVHDEASLRGLRREIAALDEVNHPVVVRGLRHDADGPRPHVVLEHIDGPRLSSLIRRYGPLPEAQYLPLAIDLAAAVHYLGHVGQVHLDIKPSNIIMGAPARLIDLSLMRTTEVAAALDKPIGTDAYMAPEQCLPGEYAVPGPASDVWGIGATLFHAVSGYLPFDQGNPGADMPLEIWPQLGPTIYDVPGFVPDEVGTVIHACLESDPDDRPAPREIMDALQPLLERMPRGRLAGFKVRA
- a CDS encoding DUF3052 domain-containing protein, which translates into the protein MSSTTGGDSAPTAGAAVRLGFTPGMVIQELGWDEDTDDGLRLEIEDAIDADMVDGDHGNVVDAVLLWWRDDDGDLVDALVDALTDLVGGGVIWLFTPKVGRPNAVDAADISEAAPIAGLSQTTTASVSSEWAATRLVAPKSAH
- a CDS encoding AMP-binding protein, with the translated sequence MLVQFQIADFIDRAAGVYGDRIGVVDEPDQPAPSHGEVTYREIAARAKRQAAKLDELGIGFGERVAVVSHNSARLLTSFFGVAGHGRVLVPVNFRLRPDEVSYIVEHSGARMLLVDPEIADELADVTAEFKYVIGNDDDIYAAEGVEPKPWTPDENATATINYTSGTTARPKGVQITHRNIWVNAVTFGLHAGVTDRDVYLHTLPMFHANGWGMPFAMAGLGVPQVVIRKIDGAEILRRVEEHGVTVMCAAPAVVAAVLEAAADWEGEIPGRDKVRIIVAGAPPPTKTVARVEQELGWEFIQIYGLTETSPLLTINRTRAEWDDLDPEARASKLVRAGAPAVGVRLSTDAAGEVLARSNVVLEGYWQNPDETERCLADDWFHTGDGGVIGDDGYLTIQDRKKDVIITGGENVSSIEVEDVLFSHPAVQEVAVIGVPSEKWGETIKALVVLAPDEHATEADLIAWCKDRAAGYKAPTSIEFRDELARTATGKLQKFKLRAPYWEAQGKQIN
- a CDS encoding AMP-binding protein, coding for MGKTRERLASGATSAKVLLGAGIVEPFGPRKLVGLAGTVLKWGTGPAGGFTTLAVRYPDRPGLIDELGTLTFGELEQRSNALADSLRRQGIREGDSVAVMARNHRGFVDATLAIAKLGADILYLNTAFAGPQLVDVLAREKPKAVIHDEEFTDLLAGAAVENRILAWVDSSDPAVASLESLIASGSPAALTPPKRHAKVVILTSGTTGTPKGAPRKEAGIPAAVSLLSRMPLKARWRTHIAAPLFHTWGFAHLMLGMLLGSTAVLTRRFEPETALATATSTGCKAIVVIPVMLQRILQLPQDTIEKYDLSAVEVVAASGSALPGDLALKWMDTFGDNLYNIYGSTEVAYASIATPEDLRAAPDSAGKPPHATVVRIFDESGNEVPQGTSGRIFVGNGLLFEGYTGGGNKELIDGLMSSGDVGRFDEFGRLYVEGRDDEMIVSGGENVFPKEVEDCLARHDGVVEVAAIGIDDDDFGTRLRAFVVTSRDVDEEELKAWVRKNLARFKVPKEFVFLDELPRNATGKVLKRELTEWQRD
- a CDS encoding HAMP domain-containing sensor histidine kinase gives rise to the protein MAVLVALALSSAGAIMYGIESARLDRAATAQAEQEIAEFRTLQEQGKDPNTARDFASIRDLMRVFLERNVPSDNELFVAWVDDKAAFVSASDHRGFGGSDELAALVARHVEDGAEFRADSSVGELLITVQPVHGQSSRGALVVVTFLDDMHADLTNLMRTYAIFSLLSLGVITMLAGWQAGRLLAPLRQMSETAREISVTDLSRRLPETGNDDISALTRTVNEMLARLEESFTTQRQFLDSAGHELRTPLTILRGHLEVLDEDNPAEVAETRDMLLDEIDRMARLVNDLILLTKSNRPDFITPGPVDLDALVSSVVTKARGLGVREWQVDATTDGVLLHLDEQRITQALLQLADNAVKHTHPGDVIAVGASVDHSDGTSSSTVRLWVRDAGHGVEPGDRERIFERFSRSAVLPGDEGFGLGLSIVRAIASAHGGTVHVEDAEPTGATFVLTLPFAADTVTEEEESWPAS